In Streptomyces alboniger, the following are encoded in one genomic region:
- a CDS encoding (deoxy)nucleoside triphosphate pyrophosphohydrolase: MNERIVVGAALYDDGRLLAARRSAPPELAGGWELPGGKVEPGERCEDALARELREELGVEAEILERVPGQWPLAKGYALRVYRARLVSGVAEPLEDHDELRWLAPDQVWSVPWLAADVPAVTAALGQPHSAH; encoded by the coding sequence ATGAACGAACGCATTGTGGTGGGCGCCGCCCTGTACGACGACGGACGCCTGCTCGCCGCGCGGCGCAGCGCGCCCCCCGAGCTCGCGGGCGGCTGGGAGCTGCCGGGCGGCAAGGTCGAACCGGGAGAGCGGTGCGAGGACGCGCTGGCGCGCGAGCTGCGCGAGGAACTGGGCGTCGAGGCGGAGATCCTGGAGCGCGTGCCGGGCCAGTGGCCGCTCGCCAAGGGGTACGCCCTGCGGGTGTACCGGGCCCGGCTGGTCTCGGGAGTGGCCGAGCCCCTTGAGGATCATGATGAACTGCGCTGGCTCGCCCCTGACCAGGTCTGGTCGGTCCCGTGGCTGGCGGCGGACGTCCCCGCCGTCACGGCGGCGCTCGGGCAGCCGCACTCCGCGCACTGA
- a CDS encoding SpoIIE family protein phosphatase, whose protein sequence is MSEIPAKATEPEGPSGDAQAERPSGDPVAGETTGDAGGEGPGDMPGGHPPDETWQSSPPGSIYDYIKVASFSIGPDGLVDQWSKRAERLFGVAARDAVGKDPIEAFVPPELRADGHRKMAEILDGREWTGVVPFRVPDEEGGGGPGMEGIAEVYVMPTGTEEGERAAVCIVVDVRALRQIETDLASSQAIFGQSPFGFLLFGTDLKVLRANRRFADVFGGGVEDQRGRTVHDYLPRHEADRMAAAMKRVLETGDAVTDMQIVGPTPGSADRRHWSINLYRVHSGSGRPIGVAGLGTDVTRRHAAAREAAQARRNLALLNEAGARIGNSLDLETTARELLDVAVPGFCDLASVDLYQGLLDGDEAPPGLADGSAELRRVAFASAVADAPFPDGSAPVDVGSVHRFAFTSPCADALRAARPRLTTAQDDESASRLTGGLIQSTLAVPMVAHDTVVGLAQFSRTKGSEPFGERDRALAVELAARAAVCIDNARLYRREHERALILQRSLLPPGDPEASGLDIACRYLPGNAATEVGGDWFDVIELPGHRTALVVGDVMGRGLRAAVAMGELRTAVRTLALLDLEPAEVLSALDEIARGLGSPAGPQQGTRAARKAADADLGEVYLATCVYAVYDAVTRRCTFANAGHLPPVLVEPGESALMLDVPPGMPLGVGGEPFEDVEVELPEGALLALYTDGLVESRDHPLDEGLNALVRALDDAPPALEDVCDHVLNSLDTHHGEDDIALLTARVQGLPAEHVGDWTLPRDPKSVGRARELACDQLRAWDLERLCDTAELLVSELVTNALRYGEGEIRLRLLLDRTLVCEVWDGGFVQPRRRRARDTDEGGRGLQLVGLLSAGWGSRRTPRGKTVWFELALPDGETEPMDAAEALLSLF, encoded by the coding sequence GTGAGCGAGATACCAGCGAAGGCGACGGAGCCCGAGGGGCCGTCGGGCGACGCGCAGGCCGAGCGGCCGTCGGGTGATCCGGTGGCCGGCGAGACGACCGGCGACGCGGGGGGCGAGGGGCCCGGCGACATGCCGGGAGGCCATCCGCCCGACGAGACCTGGCAGAGCAGCCCGCCCGGTTCGATCTACGACTACATCAAGGTGGCCTCCTTCTCGATCGGCCCCGACGGCCTCGTCGACCAGTGGAGCAAGCGCGCCGAGCGGCTGTTCGGCGTGGCCGCGCGCGACGCCGTCGGCAAGGACCCCATCGAGGCCTTCGTGCCGCCCGAGCTGCGCGCCGACGGCCACCGCAAGATGGCGGAGATCCTCGACGGACGGGAGTGGACGGGCGTCGTCCCCTTCCGCGTGCCCGACGAGGAGGGCGGCGGCGGACCCGGCATGGAGGGCATCGCCGAGGTCTACGTCATGCCGACCGGCACGGAGGAGGGCGAGCGGGCCGCGGTCTGCATCGTCGTCGATGTCCGCGCGCTCCGGCAGATCGAGACGGACCTCGCCTCCTCACAAGCCATTTTCGGCCAATCTCCCTTCGGCTTCCTGCTGTTCGGTACGGATCTGAAGGTGCTGCGGGCCAACCGCCGCTTCGCCGACGTCTTCGGCGGCGGCGTCGAGGACCAGCGCGGCCGCACCGTCCACGACTATCTGCCGCGCCACGAGGCCGACCGCATGGCCGCCGCGATGAAGCGGGTCCTGGAGACCGGCGACGCCGTGACGGACATGCAGATCGTCGGCCCCACGCCCGGCAGCGCCGACCGCAGGCACTGGTCGATCAACCTCTACCGCGTACACAGCGGCTCGGGCCGCCCCATCGGCGTCGCGGGTCTCGGCACCGACGTCACCCGGCGGCACGCGGCCGCCCGCGAGGCCGCCCAGGCCCGCCGCAACCTCGCCCTCCTGAACGAGGCGGGCGCCCGCATCGGCAACTCCCTCGACCTGGAGACCACCGCGAGGGAACTCCTCGACGTCGCCGTTCCCGGCTTCTGCGACCTCGCGTCCGTCGACCTCTACCAAGGGCTGCTCGACGGCGACGAGGCGCCGCCCGGCCTCGCCGACGGCAGCGCGGAACTGCGCCGGGTGGCCTTCGCGAGCGCCGTCGCCGACGCCCCGTTTCCGGACGGCAGCGCGCCCGTCGACGTCGGCTCCGTGCACCGCTTCGCGTTCACCTCGCCCTGCGCCGACGCCCTGCGCGCGGCCCGCCCCAGGCTGACCACCGCGCAGGACGACGAGTCCGCGAGCCGTCTCACCGGCGGCCTCATCCAGTCGACGCTCGCCGTGCCGATGGTCGCCCACGACACGGTGGTCGGCCTCGCCCAGTTCTCCCGTACGAAGGGCAGCGAACCCTTCGGCGAGCGCGACCGGGCGCTCGCCGTCGAACTGGCCGCGCGCGCCGCCGTCTGCATCGACAACGCCCGCCTCTACCGCCGCGAGCACGAGCGCGCCCTGATACTGCAACGATCCCTGCTGCCGCCCGGCGATCCCGAGGCGTCCGGCCTGGACATCGCCTGCCGCTATCTGCCGGGCAACGCCGCGACGGAGGTCGGCGGCGACTGGTTCGACGTCATCGAACTGCCCGGCCACCGCACCGCCCTGGTCGTCGGCGACGTCATGGGCCGCGGGCTGCGCGCCGCCGTCGCCATGGGGGAGCTGCGCACCGCCGTACGCACCCTGGCCCTGCTGGACCTGGAGCCCGCCGAGGTGCTCTCCGCCCTCGACGAGATCGCACGCGGCCTCGGCAGCCCCGCCGGGCCCCAGCAGGGCACCCGCGCCGCCCGCAAGGCGGCGGACGCCGACCTCGGCGAGGTGTACCTCGCCACCTGCGTCTACGCGGTCTACGACGCCGTCACCCGCCGCTGTACGTTCGCCAACGCGGGTCATCTGCCGCCCGTCCTCGTCGAGCCCGGCGAATCGGCGCTCATGCTCGACGTGCCGCCGGGCATGCCGCTCGGCGTCGGCGGCGAACCCTTCGAGGACGTCGAGGTCGAACTCCCCGAGGGAGCCCTCCTCGCCCTCTACACCGACGGGCTCGTCGAGTCCCGCGACCACCCCCTCGACGAGGGCCTGAACGCGCTCGTCCGCGCCCTCGACGACGCCCCGCCCGCCCTTGAGGACGTCTGCGACCACGTCCTGAACAGCCTCGACACGCACCACGGCGAGGACGACATCGCCCTCCTGACGGCGCGCGTCCAGGGCCTGCCCGCCGAGCACGTCGGCGACTGGACGCTGCCACGCGACCCCAAGTCGGTGGGCCGCGCCCGCGAACTGGCCTGCGACCAACTGCGCGCCTGGGACCTGGAGCGGCTCTGCGACACGGCGGAACTTCTGGTCAGCGAGCTGGTCACCAACGCCCTGCGGTACGGAGAGGGGGAGATCAGACTGCGCCTCCTGCTCGACCGCACGCTGGTGTGCGAGGTGTGGGACGGCGGCTTCGTCCAGCCGCGCCGCCGCCGGGCCCGCGACACCGACGAGGGCGGCCGCGGCCTCCAGCTGGTCGGCCTGCTCAGCGCCGGGTGGGGCTCACGCAGGACCCCGCGGGGCAAGACGGTGTGGTTCGAACTGGCGCTGCCGGACGGGGAGACCGAGCCGATGGACGCGGCGGAGGCCCTGCTCAGCCTCTTCTGA
- a CDS encoding SPOR domain-containing protein, whose translation MNDGTVLLPWFVIRQDDNGNRYRVGRFATKAEAQRIADSLDDLGPDRRYSVEKLNQNGGGRQ comes from the coding sequence ATGAACGACGGGACGGTCCTGCTGCCCTGGTTCGTCATACGCCAGGACGACAACGGCAACCGCTATCGCGTGGGCAGGTTCGCGACGAAGGCCGAGGCCCAGAGGATCGCCGACAGCCTCGACGACCTCGGCCCCGATCGGCGCTACTCGGTCGAGAAGCTGAACCAGAACGGTGGCGGGCGCCAGTAG
- a CDS encoding S8 family peptidase: MAVMRHTRRRLAGISATAVAALALGVVSALPANAQPEQAEGRIENAGAPGTIKNSYIVSLGKDAPKARSAEGRALAKEYGAEIERTYDKALNGYAVELTEAEAKKFAADPAVDAVVQNRTFTASATQTNPPSWGLDRIDQKNLPLDQKYTYPDSAGEGVTAYVIDTGVRISHSDFGGRASYGYDAIDNDNTAQDGHGHGTHVAGTVAGTLHGVAKKAKVVGVRVLNNQGSGTTAQVVAGIDWVTKNAVKPAVANMSLGGGADSALDTAVRNSIASGITYAVAAGNESTDASTKSPARVQEAITVGATTSTDARASYSNYGSVLDIFAPGSSITSAWNSGDSATNTISGTSMASPHVAGAAAIYVGQNPSATPAQVSTALVNASSTGVVTSPGTGSPNRLLNVTGGTTNPPGPKFTNDTDYAIADNATAESPVTVTGVAGNAPAALSVPVTIQHTYIGDLQVQLIAPDGTAYTLKAYGTGGSSDNINTTYTVNASSETANGTWKLRVSDNAAQDTGKIDTWGLQF; this comes from the coding sequence ATGGCAGTGATGCGTCATACCCGCCGAAGACTGGCCGGGATCAGCGCGACAGCGGTCGCGGCCCTCGCCCTCGGCGTCGTCTCCGCCCTCCCGGCCAACGCCCAGCCGGAGCAGGCGGAAGGCAGGATCGAGAACGCCGGAGCCCCCGGCACGATCAAGAACAGCTACATCGTGAGCCTCGGCAAGGACGCCCCGAAGGCCCGCTCCGCCGAGGGCAGGGCCCTCGCCAAGGAGTACGGCGCCGAGATCGAGCGGACCTACGACAAGGCCCTCAACGGCTACGCGGTCGAACTGACGGAGGCCGAGGCGAAGAAGTTCGCCGCCGACCCCGCGGTCGACGCCGTCGTCCAGAACCGGACGTTCACTGCCTCCGCGACCCAGACCAACCCGCCCTCCTGGGGTCTGGACCGCATCGACCAGAAGAACCTGCCGCTGGACCAGAAGTACACCTACCCGGACTCGGCGGGCGAGGGTGTCACCGCGTACGTCATCGACACCGGCGTCCGCATCAGCCACAGCGACTTCGGCGGTCGCGCCTCCTACGGCTATGACGCCATCGACAACGACAACACCGCGCAGGACGGCCACGGCCACGGCACGCACGTCGCGGGAACCGTCGCGGGCACCCTGCACGGCGTCGCCAAGAAGGCCAAGGTCGTCGGCGTCCGCGTGCTGAACAACCAGGGCTCGGGCACCACCGCCCAGGTCGTCGCGGGCATCGACTGGGTGACCAAGAACGCGGTCAAGCCCGCCGTCGCCAACATGTCGCTCGGCGGCGGCGCCGACAGCGCGCTCGACACGGCCGTACGCAACTCCATCGCGTCCGGCATCACGTACGCGGTCGCGGCCGGCAACGAGTCGACCGACGCGTCCACGAAGTCCCCCGCGCGCGTCCAGGAGGCCATCACCGTCGGCGCCACGACCAGCACCGACGCCAGGGCCAGCTACTCCAACTACGGCAGCGTCCTGGACATCTTCGCCCCGGGCTCCTCGATCACCTCGGCGTGGAACTCCGGCGACTCGGCGACCAACACCATCTCCGGTACGTCGATGGCGTCCCCGCACGTCGCGGGCGCGGCGGCGATCTACGTGGGCCAGAACCCGTCGGCGACCCCGGCGCAGGTCTCCACCGCCCTGGTCAACGCCTCCTCGACCGGCGTCGTCACCAGCCCCGGCACCGGCTCGCCGAACCGCCTGCTGAACGTGACGGGCGGCACCACCAACCCGCCGGGCCCGAAGTTCACCAACGACACGGACTACGCGATCGCGGACAACGCCACGGCCGAGTCCCCGGTGACCGTGACCGGCGTCGCGGGCAACGCGCCCGCGGCCCTGAGTGTGCCGGTGACCATCCAGCACACGTACATCGGCGACCTCCAGGTCCAGCTGATCGCCCCCGACGGCACGGCCTACACCCTCAAGGCCTATGGCACCGGCGGCAGTTCGGACAACATCAACACCACGTACACGGTGAACGCCTCCTCGGAGACGGCCAACGGCACGTGGAAGCTGCGGGTCAGCGACAACGCGGCCCAGGACACCGGGAAGATCGACACGTGGGGGCTCCAGTTCTGA
- a CDS encoding threonine synthase, translated as MPALPDSFCPVDGARVPGGSLAWACPVCRGPLDLDFSPTPAHLKSLAGRVNSLWRYAECLPLPAPAISLGEGRTPVVELADGISAKLDFLMPTLSFKDRGAVVLAALAQRLGPERVIADSSGNAGTALAAYCARAQLPCTVYVPAGTSPKKLEQIGAHGARLEVVDGGRESAARAARTAADEPGTFYASHVHNPYFLQGTKTYVHELWEDLGGRLPDALVVPVGNGTLLLGAALAVRELYAAGLIAKAPALYAVQSAAVAPLAEAWRAGADDLVGESAPAPTFAEGIAIPRPPRARQILRAVRDFGGGFLTVTEEQIAAAQRDLAGRGLYVESTGVACWAAVRDGALGERTAVVPLCGAGAKAGLANATEG; from the coding sequence ATGCCCGCCCTGCCCGACTCCTTCTGCCCCGTCGACGGGGCGCGTGTTCCCGGGGGGTCGCTCGCCTGGGCCTGTCCCGTCTGCCGCGGGCCCCTCGACCTGGACTTCTCCCCCACTCCCGCACACCTCAAGTCCCTTGCCGGGCGCGTCAATTCGCTCTGGCGGTACGCCGAGTGCCTGCCGCTGCCCGCCCCCGCCATCTCGCTCGGCGAAGGCCGTACGCCTGTCGTGGAGCTGGCGGACGGCATCTCCGCGAAGCTGGACTTCCTGATGCCGACGCTCTCCTTCAAGGACCGGGGCGCCGTCGTGCTCGCCGCTCTCGCGCAGCGCCTCGGCCCCGAGCGTGTCATCGCCGACAGCAGCGGCAACGCGGGCACGGCCCTCGCCGCGTACTGCGCGCGGGCCCAGCTCCCCTGCACCGTGTACGTGCCCGCGGGGACGTCGCCGAAGAAGCTGGAGCAGATCGGCGCGCACGGCGCGCGGCTCGAAGTCGTCGACGGCGGGCGGGAGTCGGCGGCACGCGCGGCTCGTACCGCCGCCGACGAGCCCGGCACGTTCTACGCCTCCCACGTCCACAACCCGTACTTCCTCCAGGGCACCAAGACCTACGTCCACGAGCTGTGGGAGGACCTGGGAGGCCGGCTGCCCGACGCCCTGGTCGTACCCGTCGGCAACGGCACGCTGCTGCTCGGCGCGGCCCTCGCGGTGCGCGAGCTGTACGCGGCGGGGCTCATCGCGAAAGCGCCCGCGCTGTACGCGGTGCAGTCCGCGGCGGTCGCCCCGCTCGCCGAGGCCTGGCGGGCGGGCGCGGACGATCTGGTCGGCGAGAGCGCCCCCGCGCCCACCTTCGCCGAGGGGATCGCGATCCCCCGCCCGCCGCGCGCGCGGCAGATCCTGCGGGCGGTACGCGATTTCGGGGGCGGCTTCCTCACCGTGACGGAGGAGCAGATCGCGGCGGCCCAGCGGGATCTCGCGGGGCGCGGCCTGTACGTCGAGTCGACCGGCGTGGCCTGCTGGGCGGCCGTGCGGGACGGGGCGCTCGGCGAGCGGACGGCGGTGGTGCCGCTGTGCGGGGCGGGCGCCAAGGCGGGGCTCGCGAACGCCACGGAGGGCTGA
- a CDS encoding TPM domain-containing protein: MTPPPSRASRAAAVAVAVLLSWWPLHCPAPAAAEDPVTLSRTGQITDRAGALGDRADAAERALDRLYDDRGVQLFVVYVRDFSGRSAQRWADATAERNGLGLDDVLLAVATHDRQFAYSVDADSRLGDAQLREVATTAIRPALRENDWAGAAIGAANGYRAVLAGDPVPTPSLTPGTADPGAGGDSVAGDLVLPVAAAGAAGVAAMVAYRRRKKRLTTRTTPGGGWGRGAGKDLTPLPELDSKARLLLVGTDDAVRTSTEELGFATAQFGADAVKPFGEALAYARSELTAAFRLRQKLDDAIAEDEPTRRRMLDEIIARCTEADRRLDAQSADFDELRALEKNAPQALEHAETAFRQVAARTGAADETLAGLRGTYAPTASAAVLGHVEQAKDRLVFATTHLDVARQSVDAGDSGRAAVHLRAAEGAVDQAGTFVDAVDRLADELAQAAERLPGALTETEADLADARGLLEGTAAGVSTADLRGRVARAESVVAEVRGHLAAGPCDPIASLRRVEEADAALDAALAGAREREVTEGRSRALLAQALLTARSAVGAATDYVTTHRAAVGSEARTRLAEAGRRLARAEAARDGDATAALADAQRADSLARQAQQLAERDVRGYGNPYGGLGPGGGRGGGMGGAVLGGIILGDLLGGMGRAGGGRPGGGGFGGGGPGSFGGGGTRGRRGGGGRF; encoded by the coding sequence GTGACGCCGCCCCCGTCCAGAGCCTCGCGGGCAGCCGCGGTCGCCGTGGCCGTGCTGCTCTCCTGGTGGCCGCTGCATTGCCCCGCGCCCGCCGCCGCCGAGGACCCCGTCACGCTCTCCCGCACCGGCCAGATCACCGACAGGGCGGGCGCCCTCGGGGACCGCGCGGACGCCGCCGAGCGGGCCCTCGACCGGCTCTACGACGACCGCGGTGTGCAGCTCTTCGTGGTGTACGTACGTGATTTCTCCGGGCGTTCCGCACAGCGCTGGGCGGACGCCACCGCCGAGCGCAACGGGCTCGGCCTGGACGACGTGCTGCTCGCGGTGGCCACCCACGACCGGCAGTTCGCGTACTCCGTGGACGCCGACTCGCGGCTCGGTGACGCGCAGCTCCGCGAGGTGGCCACCACCGCGATCCGGCCCGCTCTGCGCGAGAACGACTGGGCCGGGGCCGCCATCGGCGCGGCGAACGGCTATCGGGCGGTCCTCGCGGGCGATCCCGTGCCCACCCCCTCCCTCACCCCCGGCACGGCCGACCCCGGCGCAGGCGGCGACTCCGTGGCCGGCGACCTCGTCCTGCCCGTGGCGGCGGCGGGCGCGGCGGGGGTCGCCGCGATGGTCGCGTACCGGCGGCGCAAGAAGCGGCTCACGACGCGTACGACGCCTGGGGGCGGGTGGGGGCGGGGCGCGGGCAAGGACCTCACACCGCTGCCCGAGCTGGACAGCAAGGCCCGGCTGCTCCTCGTCGGGACCGACGACGCGGTCCGGACGAGCACCGAGGAGCTGGGCTTCGCGACCGCCCAGTTCGGCGCGGACGCGGTCAAGCCCTTCGGCGAGGCGCTGGCGTACGCGCGTTCGGAGCTGACGGCGGCGTTCCGGCTGCGGCAGAAGCTGGACGACGCCATCGCCGAGGACGAGCCGACCAGACGCCGCATGCTGGACGAGATCATCGCGCGCTGCACGGAGGCGGACCGCCGCCTGGACGCGCAGAGCGCGGACTTCGACGAACTGCGCGCCCTGGAGAAGAACGCCCCACAGGCCCTGGAGCACGCCGAGACGGCGTTCCGGCAGGTCGCTGCGCGTACCGGCGCGGCCGACGAGACCCTGGCCGGGCTCCGCGGGACGTACGCGCCGACCGCCTCCGCGGCGGTTCTCGGCCACGTCGAGCAGGCCAAGGACCGCCTCGTCTTCGCCACCACCCACCTCGACGTGGCCCGGCAGTCCGTCGACGCGGGCGACAGCGGCCGGGCCGCCGTCCATCTGCGGGCCGCCGAGGGCGCCGTCGACCAGGCGGGCACCTTCGTGGACGCCGTCGACCGGCTGGCCGACGAGTTGGCGCAGGCCGCCGAGCGGCTGCCGGGGGCGCTCACCGAGACCGAGGCCGACCTCGCGGACGCGCGGGGCCTGCTCGAAGGCACCGCGGCCGGGGTCTCCACCGCCGACCTGCGGGGCCGTGTCGCCCGCGCGGAGTCGGTGGTCGCCGAGGTGCGGGGCCACCTGGCCGCCGGGCCCTGCGATCCGATCGCCTCCCTGCGCCGCGTGGAGGAGGCCGACGCGGCCCTCGACGCGGCGCTCGCGGGCGCCCGGGAGCGCGAGGTCACCGAAGGCCGCTCCCGTGCTCTGCTCGCCCAGGCCCTGCTCACCGCGCGCAGCGCCGTCGGGGCGGCCACGGACTACGTCACCACGCACCGCGCCGCCGTCGGCAGCGAGGCCAGGACGCGGCTGGCCGAGGCCGGACGCCGTCTCGCCCGGGCGGAGGCCGCCAGGGACGGCGACGCCACGGCCGCGCTCGCCGATGCCCAGCGGGCGGACTCCCTGGCCCGGCAGGCGCAGCAGCTCGCGGAGCGGGACGTGCGGGGGTACGGCAATCCGTACGGGGGGCTCGGCCCGGGAGGCGGCCGTGGCGGCGGCATGGGCGGCGCGGTGCTCGGCGGGATCATCCTCGGCGACCTCCTCGGCGGCATGGGCCGCGCGGGCGGCGGGCGCCCAGGAGGTGGCGGCTTCGGCGGAGGCGGGCCGGGGAGCTTCGGCGGGGGCGGGACGCGGGGGCGCCGGGGCGGGGGCGGCAGGTTCTGA
- a CDS encoding RNA polymerase sigma factor, which translates to MTPDERDGTPEERDGPGAGGEATDEELLARAGRDASAFEPLVRRHSDALHGYFARRAPGAADDLLAEAWLQAYSTRHGFDADRGPARAWLFGVARNVLSAHWRRTERQRTGPRGEGRDDPWEAVDARLDAAAVAPRLRALLAELPSVERELLLLVAWEQLTPGEAAAAVGIPAGTARSRLHRARNRLRADTPLKLTGDLA; encoded by the coding sequence GTGACACCGGATGAACGGGACGGCACACCGGAGGAACGGGACGGCCCCGGCGCGGGCGGCGAGGCGACGGACGAGGAGCTGCTCGCCCGCGCCGGGCGCGACGCCTCGGCCTTCGAGCCGCTGGTGCGACGCCACTCGGACGCGCTGCACGGCTACTTCGCCCGGCGGGCACCCGGCGCGGCCGACGATCTGCTGGCCGAGGCCTGGCTCCAGGCCTACTCCACGCGGCACGGCTTCGACGCGGACCGCGGTCCCGCGCGGGCCTGGCTGTTCGGCGTGGCCAGAAACGTTCTGTCCGCGCACTGGCGGCGGACCGAGCGGCAGCGCACCGGGCCGCGGGGCGAGGGCCGTGACGACCCGTGGGAGGCGGTGGACGCGCGGCTCGACGCCGCGGCGGTCGCACCGCGGCTTCGCGCACTGCTGGCCGAACTCCCCTCGGTGGAGCGCGAATTGCTGCTCCTCGTCGCCTGGGAGCAGTTGACACCCGGCGAGGCCGCCGCGGCCGTCGGCATCCCGGCGGGAACGGCCAGATCGAGGCTGCACCGCGCCCGCAACCGGCTGCGCGCCGACACGCCCCTCAAGCTGACAGGAGACCTGGCATGA
- a CDS encoding ATP-binding protein — protein sequence MIGVIDTEGDCAAWDFPADPGAVRTARSVVREQLGDWGLAPLGDVTVLLVSELVTNSLRHASGPIGVRLVRPAGPLGTLLVEVSDPLPDPPLARVAAPDDEGGRGLQLVARSSRSWGTRPGRTGSTGKTVWFELALPG from the coding sequence GTGATCGGCGTGATCGACACCGAAGGCGACTGCGCCGCGTGGGACTTCCCCGCCGACCCCGGCGCCGTCCGCACCGCCCGCTCGGTCGTCCGCGAGCAGCTCGGCGACTGGGGCCTCGCACCCCTCGGTGACGTCACCGTGCTCCTGGTGAGCGAGCTGGTCACGAATTCCCTGCGGCACGCCTCCGGGCCCATCGGCGTACGCCTCGTGCGCCCCGCCGGACCGCTGGGCACCCTGCTGGTGGAGGTGTCCGACCCCCTCCCCGACCCGCCCCTGGCCCGCGTCGCGGCCCCGGACGACGAGGGCGGGCGCGGCCTTCAGCTGGTGGCCCGCTCCTCGCGCAGCTGGGGCACGCGTCCGGGCAGGACGGGCAGCACGGGGAAGACGGTGTGGTTCGAGCTGGCGCTGCCGGGTTAG
- a CDS encoding GntR family transcriptional regulator → MTFGEQPAYLRVAGDLRKKITDGSLPPHTRLPSQARIREEYGVSDTVALEARKVLMAEGLVEGRSGSGTYVRERPVPRKIARTGYRGVNGGSTPFRQEQAADGARGTWESRSEQTEAGAGIAERLGIRPGDRVMCTKYVFRDAGEAMMLSTSWEPLAVTGRTPVMLPEEGPLGGCGVVERMAAIDVVVDNVAEEVGARPGLAEELTALGGVPGHVVLVVQRTYYASGRPVETADIVVPADRYRIAYHLPVK, encoded by the coding sequence GTGACTTTCGGTGAGCAGCCGGCGTATCTGCGCGTCGCGGGTGATCTTCGCAAGAAGATCACCGACGGTTCGCTCCCGCCGCACACCCGGCTCCCCTCGCAGGCGAGAATCCGCGAGGAGTACGGCGTATCGGACACGGTCGCCCTGGAGGCGCGCAAGGTCCTGATGGCCGAGGGCCTGGTCGAGGGCCGCTCCGGTTCCGGGACGTATGTGCGCGAGCGCCCCGTCCCCCGCAAGATCGCCCGCACCGGCTACCGCGGGGTGAACGGCGGCTCGACCCCCTTCCGCCAGGAGCAGGCCGCCGATGGCGCGCGGGGTACGTGGGAGTCCCGCAGTGAGCAGACCGAGGCGGGCGCCGGGATCGCCGAGCGCCTCGGCATCCGCCCGGGCGACCGCGTGATGTGCACCAAGTACGTCTTCCGTGACGCCGGGGAGGCCATGATGCTCTCCACCTCCTGGGAGCCCCTCGCCGTGACGGGCCGCACCCCCGTCATGCTCCCGGAGGAAGGCCCGCTCGGCGGCTGCGGAGTGGTGGAGCGCATGGCGGCCATCGACGTCGTCGTGGACAACGTCGCGGAGGAGGTCGGCGCCCGCCCGGGCCTAGCCGAGGAGCTGACGGCGCTCGGCGGCGTCCCCGGTCATGTGGTCCTCGTCGTCCAGCGGACGTACTACGCCTCGGGCCGCCCCGTCGAGACGGCCGACATCGTCGTCCCGGCCGACCGGTACCGCATCGCGTATCACCTGCCCGTGAAGTGA
- a CDS encoding PspA/IM30 family protein, with product MTKQTILGRVTQLAKANINALLDQAEDPQKMLDQLIRDYTDNIREAQEAVATTIGNLRMLEQDHQEDRDAAVEWGGKALAASRKADELRADGSATEADKFDRLAKVALGRQVRCEKEAKAAEPVIASQTEIVDRLRTGLDRMEMKLADLRARRDQLVARATTAQAENRMMDAARSIDVLDPAGELNRFEEKVRREEARVLGKQELAASSLDAQFEELDGLGDAAEVEARLAALKATT from the coding sequence ATGACGAAGCAGACCATCCTCGGCCGGGTCACCCAGCTCGCCAAGGCGAACATCAACGCCCTCCTCGATCAGGCCGAGGACCCGCAGAAGATGCTCGACCAGCTGATCCGCGACTACACGGACAACATCAGGGAGGCCCAAGAGGCGGTCGCGACCACCATCGGCAATCTGCGGATGCTGGAGCAGGACCACCAGGAGGACCGGGACGCGGCCGTCGAGTGGGGCGGCAAGGCGCTCGCCGCGAGCAGGAAGGCGGACGAGCTGCGCGCGGACGGGAGCGCCACGGAGGCCGACAAGTTCGACCGGCTCGCCAAGGTGGCGCTCGGGCGGCAGGTGCGGTGCGAGAAGGAGGCGAAGGCGGCCGAGCCGGTGATCGCCTCGCAGACCGAGATCGTGGACCGGCTCAGGACGGGGCTCGACCGGATGGAGATGAAGCTGGCCGATCTGCGGGCGAGGCGGGATCAGCTGGTGGCGCGGGCGACGACCGCGCAGGCGGAGAACCGGATGATGGACGCCGCCCGGAGCATCGACGTCCTGGACCCGGCCGGCGAGTTGAACCGCTTCGAGGAGAAGGTGCGCCGCGAGGAGGCGCGGGTGCTCGGCAAGCAGGAGCTTGCCGCGTCCTCGCTCGACGCCCAGTTCGAGGAGCTGGACGGGCTGGGCGACGCGGCGGAGGTCGAGGCCCGCCTCGCCGCCCTCAAGGCGACCACGTGA